From a single Lolium rigidum isolate FL_2022 chromosome 7, APGP_CSIRO_Lrig_0.1, whole genome shotgun sequence genomic region:
- the LOC124674702 gene encoding subtilisin-like protease SBT1.7, with protein MNRALPLAGVTFFFISVACASVAAAAGGDRRPYIVQMDVSAMPTPFTTHEGWYTSVLSSLAGKKEEAAPEHLYTYTHAMTGFSAVLTAPQLAEIQGMDAHVSVFPETYARLHTTRTPEFLGLVGGGASEGSSLWPASKYGEDVIVGIVDTGVWPESESFSDAGITKPVPARWKGACEAGKDFNPSMCNKKLIGARSFSKALKKSGMSIAPDDYDSARDYYGHGTHTSSTAAGSAVKGASYFGYANGTATGIAPMARVAMYKAVFEGDTLESASSDVLAAMDRAIADGVDVMSLSLGFPETSYDTNVIAIGAFAAMQKGIFVTCSAGNDGSDGYSIMNGAPWITTVGASTIDRDFTATVTLDTGSGGGTRSIHGKSVYPVGTAIAGADLYYGHGNKSKQMCEYSSLNKKEISGKYVFCTAGEGIRQQMDEVQSNGGRGLIAASNMKDFLQPTDYTMPLVLVTLSDGAAIQKYVTATKAPPKVSIRFAGTELGVKPAPTVAYFSARGPSQMSPTILKPDIVAPGVDILAAWVPNKEIMEIGTQKLFTKYMLVSGTSMSSPHVAGIVALLRSAHPDWSPAAIRSAMMTTAYVKDNANKVIVSMPNGSPGTPLDYGNGHVSPNQATDPGLVYDATADDYVNFLCGLRYSSRQITAVTGRRNAKCAAGASLDLNYPSFMVILNKTMSATRTFNRVLTNVGSSPAKYSVSVTAPAGMKVTVTPPALSFGGKGSKQKFSVTVQVSQVKRAGDDYNYIGNHGFLIWNEVGGHRAVRSPIVSAFAQ; from the coding sequence ATGAATCGGGCTTTGCCACTGGCTGGTGTAACCTTCTTCTTCATTTCGGTGGCGTGcgcgtcggtggcggcggcggcgggaggcgaccGGCGGCCGTACATCGTGCAGATGGACGTGTCGGCGATGCCAACGCCGTTCACGACGCACGAGGGCTGGTacacgtcggtgctgtcgtcgctgGCGGGCAAGAAAGAGGAGGCGGCGCCGGAGCACCTGTACACCTACACGCACGCCATGACCGGCTTCAGCGCCGTGCTCACCGCGCCACAGCTCGCGGAGATTCAGGGCATGGATGCGCACGTGTCCGTCTTCCCTGAGACGTACGCGCGCCTTCACACCACGCGCACGCCTGAGTTCCTCGGGCTCGTCGGTGGTGGCGCCTCCGAGGGTAGCAGTCTCTGGCCGGCGTCCAAGTATGGCGAGGACGTGATCGTCGGGATCGTCGACACGGGCGTGTGGCCCGAGAGCGAGAGCTTCAGCGACGCCGGCATCACGAAGCCCGTGCCGGCGAGATGGAAGGGCGCGTGCGAGGCCgggaaggacttcaacccctccatGTGCAACAAGAAGCTCATCGGCGCGCGGTCGTTCAGCAAGGCCCTGAAGAAGAGCGGCATGTCCATCGCCCCGGACGACTACGACTCCGCGAGGGACTACTACGGCCACGGCACCCACACGTCGTCCACGGCGGCCGGCAGCGCCGTCAAGGGGGCGAGCTACTTTGGCTACGCCAACGGCACGGCCACCGGCATCGCGCCCATGGCTAGGGTGGCCATGTACAAGGCCGTGTTCGAGGGCGACACCCTGGAGTCTGCCTCCAGCGACGTGCTGGCCGCCATGGACCGCGCGATCGCCGACGGCGTCGACGTCATGTCACTCTCGCTGGGATTCCCGGAGACTTCCTACGACACTAACGTGATCGCCATCGGTGCCTTCGCCGCCATGCAGAAGGGAATCTTCGTGACGTGCTCGGCCGGGAATGACGGCTCCGATGGGTACAGCATCATGAACGGCGCGCCCTGGATCACGACCGTTGGCGCGTCGACCATCGACAGGGACTTCACGGCGACCGTCACCCTCGacaccggcagcggcggcggcacgagGAGCATCCATGGCAAGTCGGTGTACCCGGTGGGCACGGCGATCGCCGGCGCCGACCTCTACTACGGGCACGGCAACAAGAGCAAGCAGATGTGCGAATACTCCAGCCTCAACAAAAAGGAGATAAGCGGCAAGTACGTCTTCTGCACCGCCGGAGAGGGCATCAGGCAGCAGATGGACGAGGTGCAGAGCAACGGCGGCCGCGGGCTGATCGCCGCGAGCAACATGAAGGACTTCCTGCAGCCGACTGACTACACCATGCCGCTGGTGCTGGTCACCCTGTCGGACGGCGCCGCCATCCAGAAGTACGTGACGGCAACGAAGGCGCCGCCCAAGGTGAGCATCCGATTTGCCGGGACGGAGCTCGGCGTCAAGCCTGCTCCTACCGTGGCGTACTTCTCCGCCCGCGGGCCGAGCCAGATGAGCCCGACGATCCTGAAGCCCGACATCGTCGCGCCGGGGGTGGACATCCTCGCGGCCTGGGTGCCCAACAAGGAAATCATGGAGATCGGCACACAGAAGCTCTTCACCAAGTACATGCTCGTCTCCGGCACGTCCATGTCGTCGCCGCACGTCGCCGGTATCGTCGCCCTCCTGCGATCGGCGCACCCCGACTGGAGCCCGGCGGCCATCCGCTCCGCCATGATGACCACGGCCTACGTCAAGGACAACGCCAACAAGGTCATCGTCAGCATGCCGAATGGGTCGCCGGGGACTCCGCTCGACTATGGCAACGGCCACGTGAGCCCCAACCAGGCCACCGACCCCGGCCTCGTGTACGACGCGACGGCGGACGACTATGTCAACTTCCTCTGCGGCCTCCGCTACAGCAGCCGCCAGATTACGGCCGTTACCGGACGGCGAAACGCCAAATGCGCCGCCGGTGCAAGCCTTGATCTCAACTACCCATCATTCATGGTCATCCTCAACAAAACCATGTCCGCGACCCGGACGTTCAATAGGGTCCTGACCAACGTCGGCAGCTCACCGGCGAAGTACAGCGTGTCAGTGACGGCTCCGGCAGGGATGAAGGTGACTGTGACGCCGCCAGCACTGTCTTTTGGTGGCAAAGGAAGCAAGCAGAAGTTCAGTGTCACCGTGCAGGTCAGCCAGGTGAAGAGAGCAGGAGATGACTACAACTACATCGGGAATCATGGGTTCTTGATCTGGAACGAGGTTGGAGGACACCGTGCTGTCAGGAGTCCAATAGTCTCAGCATTTGCTCAGTGA